Below is a genomic region from Triticum dicoccoides isolate Atlit2015 ecotype Zavitan chromosome 5A, WEW_v2.0, whole genome shotgun sequence.
CGTGCCGAtgtcaccgggtcattattctaaccccttggataacatgatcgTTGCGACGTCACGATTGGAGGCGATCCCGGTTGATGGTGAGTCGCCGACAGCGGTTGAGACATGGAGGGCCAGAGAGCTTCTCTAGACAGCATTAACTCAGCAGCAGGCCTATTCTTACAGTCAGgataggattcattccacccctcgcccGAGCTGAAGTTACAGCAGACATCTTGATGAGCCGGCGATGTCAAGCAGTGGACGGAACCATAACCCACCGCGCGGgcataacccggcgggtggtgGCGCTGATGCTCAGAATGTGGTGGATCAAGGAAGAGCTCGTCGAGAGGCCGAGCTGGTGGCTCAGTATGCGGCTCGTCAACCgactccggttcgtccaaccacctctGTGGAGCCAGCTATGACCTTTAGAAACCTGGGCGTGCCATGTTTGGTGCCGGATCTGCGTAATGAGcgcttgcccaaggattttaaaggccctcgcaaggtgcctaattatacagcCGGTTTAAGTCCGGAGGCATGGATTgatagttatgagatggccatggagttactgGATGTCAGCAAGGCTacatgtgctaaatatttccccctgaTCCTAGAAGGGAcgacccgcacttggttgaagggactccctgccaactccatcgggtcatgggccgagttaaaggcccggttcatccagaacttcaaagacacatgcaaacagcccatgtcaatTATGGATCTGGCCTCCTGTGTTCAAGAATAaggtgagtcaacaacccattgggtgcgccgggtctcaataATCTTGCActcgtcggatcgcatcaatgccgaCTCAGCGGTGTTGATGTTGGAGAACAATTGTCGTTTCATGCCCTTGAAGCAGAAGCTAGGGCGCTCAAAcgccattgcaatgacatggggacgcTCATGGCGGCTCTCATTAAGTATGTTAATtctaatagtaccaaggaccccgagtctgatgatgacaagccagggaagggaaggaagagcaGCAACGCAAAGGGGCAGGAGCATAACTCGGgaggcaatggtaagcgcaaggctgacaaTAAttttgattttgtggctaacaccaatgcacagaataGTGGTCAGCGTCGCAAGGGTAAACCACCCCCACGGGCTGGAGGATCCGGTATAAATCTTGAACATATGTTAactcagccttgcccaaaacatgGTACGAAGGAAAGACCGTCTgggcacctatggaaggattgtcaTATTATGAAGGAGTATAAGAATTCCAATCcgcaagggctaatgatatatgaagaaAAGATAGGCTGGCGGGGTAAGCCGCCATGAATAAGATATTCAAGAGTTGTCGAAAGCAAAATTGACTAAGTACTGGGACAAACCAGTTCTGCGGATAGGAGGTTACAAATTTGGATCTACCGATGtttagaaaaaggaaataaattcaTCTACAAAAGGTGGCAGTGGAAAAAAAAGAGGAGCCCTAGAGGAAATCTGTCGCGGTGGGGATTTAATCTATCTAGTATTAAAGCAAGTGCTAAAACTACTACCGCgcaaaattcctatggtttttggaTCTAAACAAAGCAAGAGAAGGACGGTGACGAATGCGGATGAATACTGATGAACAGCGACAAACCCTAATGGCAGATTGGTGACGAAAAAAGGAAGGCTTACTGGTGCTGTTATAACAGCGGAATGGCGCCGCAGTTCTCTGGTCCACTCAGGGTGATGCagtggccggagtcgaggacgaGGACGGAGGTTGACGGTGGCAACTCATGCGGGACGATGCGCtgtgaggaggaagaatggagaaggAGAAGAATGCGAGATGACCTTATGGTCCTGTTTATAAGGAGGCAGGAAAACAGGCAGGCGCAAAAGACGAGGAGGCCGAATGATAGTTATCCAGCTAATTGGACGCCAACCTCCTCGATTTTCGGGAagacattaagataaagatccattgAAGATGACGTCGTAGCAGGTTTCCGAAATTCTTGGAGATGACGTCACAGCGGGTTACAAAGTTTTTGCAGCGGATATGGAAGGATTTTTCTAGGTCttggagattgacatgaacaaatcaatctggggcctaatgttggggatataactattaggtatgacccgcccgggAGGGGCCGGGTCATTCCTATGACTATTcatcacaatgaagcccaagatcgTATGGCGGTTCATAAGTAGGCTTAGTAAAGGGCCTAAACCcgaaaggcggcttaaggcccatagatataaaccgccatgtatgtaaagCTTGTGTTGTAAGGTATGTAAGAAAGGTTACCGAGCCGGATACgttgtataagccggccgggactctaaaggccgcagggcgtcagcccgtgtatataaggggacgacctagcggCGGCTTAGGGTAAAAAATAATAGATCGAGAGACGggttaagcgtattcgctccctgctcatcgaaaccctagcaataccaactacaaactggactaggcttttaccttcatcgtaaggagccgaaccagtataaactcctcgtgtcctttgtcctgattaacccctttaagttaacctcaacgcgatggctccacgacgaagtcctcacactaggacatctgccgtgacaattccacgacactgccggagggggatttgatcacggagggcttctactcaacatcattgcctctccgatgaagcgtgagtagtttacttcagacctacgggtccatagctagtagctagacggcttcttctctctctttgattcccaataccatgttctcctcgatgtttttggagatctattcgatgtaatactcttttgcggtgtgtttgccgagatccgatgaattgtggatttatgatcaacttatctatgaatattatttgaatctcctctgaattcttatatgcatgatttgatatctttgcaagtctcttcgaactatcgatttggtttggccaactagattggttttcttgcaatgggagaagtgcttagctttgggtttaatcttgcggtgctcgatcctagtgacagaaggggaatggacacgtatcgtattgttgccatcgaggataacaagatgaggttttcatcatattgcttgagttaatcccgctacatcatgtcatcttacttaatgcgttactctgttctgatgaacttaatactctagatgcaggcaggagtcggtcgatgtgtggagtaatagtagtagatgcagagtcgTTTCGGTCTCCTTGacacggacgtaatgcctatatttatgatcattgccttagatatcgtccggCATGATATTGAATAGCATATGGGATAAACGGTCCCTTGCCGGAAGTCATGACCAACGTCATCATTGACGATCTTGACGAATACATCACTCTAATACGACCTCCCAGAGATTCAATAGCATTATCTAAAAAGGGATATTCAATAGCATGATTGGCTTTTTTTTGCATGGGATAGCATGATTAGTTGGCTGGCTAGTTGCTGAGTGTCAAACAAGATTAGTTGTGGTATTCTGTATAGTGAATTAGTGATCCACACATTGGATACATTTTAGTGTGTTTATATGTGTGGAGGAAAAGAATGGATTTAACTACCACTGCCGACATGTTCATCTTGTGACGATCGAGCTGATCAGGATTATATTAATGGCAGCAAGCACAGAATGGCCTTCAGTACACCCTAAACAAGTGGAGTAGTTAGCTAAAGCAACCAAACAAAATTAAAAGAGCTCAATCGGACAAAGGTGATGGCAGCTAATTAAGCTCTAAGCTCGCAGCCCGCAGCAAATTAAGCATATCTATTCGGGCGTCAGCTGGTGATTCGTTGGGACTTACCCAATTAGCACAACCTGACCAAAATGAGCGCATACCCTTTCTGGCTCCCTCTTTCGTCTCAAATTTAATTATCAGTTTtgttaaagcacatctagatgtgctataagtattgcacatctaaatcctATGTCATTCATCTTATGTTGAGATTTGTGtagatattttttttatttttttattttttatgcttAATTCACTCATTTAAATGTGTCATAATTAAAGcatatctagatgtgccctagacacaccgaTTAATTATATATATAGCACAACGGCCACACGAATGATCGGCACGCAAGCTTGTTCCTCCGTACTCTGGCGAGTAAGCTCAGCATGAACCAAGAAATCCTAACTGACAGACAACCACCACAGAGTGAGGAACAAGGACAACATCCACAGCCGCATGGGGCCGTCGCGCAAGAGCACACACCACATGACCAGCAGCTGCAGCAAGGCGGTGGCCCGGACCCGACGTCGTCCGGCCACCTGCGGCGCAAGATCACTCTGATTCCGCTCGTCTTCCTCATCTACTTCGAGGTGGCAGGCGGCCCGTATGGCTCCGAGAAGGCTGTCCGCGCGGCGGGCCCGCTGTTCACGCTGCTCGGCTTCCTCATCTTCCCCTTCGCGTGGGGCGTTCCGGAGTCGCTCGTCACCGCCGAGCTCGCCACCGCGTTCCCGGGCAACGGCGGCTTCGTCCGGTGGGCCGACCACGCCTTTGGCCCGCTCGCCGGCTCCCTCCTCGGCACGTGGAAGTACCTCAGCATCGTCATCAACATCGCCGCCTACCCGGCCCTCGTCGCCGACTACCTTGGCGGCGTGGCCCCAGCGGTCGCGCAGCCCGGCAGGACGCGCACGGGCACGGTGATCGGCATGACGCTGTTCCTCTCCTTCGTGAACTACGTTGGCCTGAGCATTGTAGGCTGGGGCACGGTGGCGCTGGGGGTAGTGTCGCTGGCCCCATTCGTGCTGATGACGGCGATGGCGGTGCCCAAGGTGCGGCCGCGTCGGTGGGCGGCGCAGGTGagtgggaggaaggactggaggctCTTCTTCAACACGCTGTTCTGGAACCTCAACTACTGGGACAGCGCGAGCACCATGGCCGGCGAGGTGGAGCGGCCGGAGCGGACGTTCCCGCGGGCGCTGGCGCTGGCGGTTGTCCTGATCGCCGCCAGTTACCTGCTGCCGCTTATGGCCGCCACCGGCGCCACGGACGCACCGCCGGATGCCTGGGTCAATGGCTACTTGGCCGATGCCGCAGGTACGTACAAACGCCACTTAGTATCAGTTTCTTCTTACTGCTACAGTGCTACGAGACACAAGGTTTTGGTCATCTTGTTTGTTCTCATTCTCCTTTCCTTCATTTGTTGTTATCATCTACCCTATGGATTGTTTATATCAGTTAACGTCAGTTACTTGGATTGTTTATAACTTTATATCAGTTAACGTCAGTTACCGCCGCCGCTCATATTGCTTTGTATCTGTAGGGTTTTTTTTTTTCTTTGCGTGTGCCTTTGAATCTGTACTTTTTTTTAGGGATCCCAAACTTTATTAGTGAATCAACGTTTAAAGGGATACAAAGACGCTCATGAGGGAATATCAGCCACAAATGGCGACCCTGTGGGAGTGTTACTGAAAATTTTACAAGATCGTGTGCCTCCTGCTGGTTAGAATCGAACATAAAATTACATCTCTCAAAATTTGAATCATGACCTTTGAATCTGTAGCTAGTTTGTATATTTTTCTTGGTTGGTATTGTTGGGCTTAGTTGCTGCAAAAGAAAGATATTGTTGGGCTTAAACAAGGGTAAACGTCCCATTTGTGAaaaatgtttttcttttttttaaattgCTAATCAAGGAAACTCTACTTTTATGATGTGCCTCTAGCTTAACTTTAGTGATTATACTATTTTATATTAAATGGGTTTATGCAATAATATATTACACAAAGTAATGTCCAGCATCCCGGATTTGTGCAGATGGTTTTGCAAAAAAGAAAACATATTTTCTTCTCTTTGCTTACTTCAAAAACATGTGAATTCTGAAAAAAAAAGTTCGTCGATGTTCACATGATACAACATGTACACTTGCATAGCAAAAACATATATTGTGCGTACCTGAATAACTTATATTACTTtcgtcccaaattacttgtctttgATTTGTCTAGatgtggatgtatctaacactaaaacgcgcctagatacatccgtatctagacaaataatTCGGGACGGAGCGAGTATTCACTAATCAAATTCTAGGATTGCCTTTTTTTCATTCGAAACACATAGTATAATGTTCCACCAAATGTTTCAAGTGTACATATTAAATCATAAACactattttattattattttaaatcaTGACTTTCAAAGAGTGGGTGCAAAGAAGGCAAAGAGTGAATTTTATATGTAATTCCACTTTGGAGAGTTGTGCCTCAAAATTGGTTGGGATTTTCTAAAGTCTAAGTCGATTCTGAAAGGTGCGACTTTAATTTAGTGAAAAGGGCACCATGTACATTTTTACCCTTTTTTTAGGATATGGGCTTTTTTTTTACCTAGTTGCCATATTTTATAGAAGTGCAAGTTACACTTTTTATTAATGTAAAGTTACACTTTTAACCATCATGGCCCTATCATGTATAGGTCGTACTATAAGACAATAGCGAACAACAAACTCTTTTCTGGTTCATGACAACAACTTAGACATGCCAAAATCTCAGACGTCTTGATGATATTATCAAAACAGTATTTTAACACCTCGAGATGTG
It encodes:
- the LOC119302552 gene encoding probable polyamine transporter At3g13620, whose translation is MNQEILTDRQPPQSEEQGQHPQPHGAVAQEHTPHDQQLQQGGGPDPTSSGHLRRKITLIPLVFLIYFEVAGGPYGSEKAVRAAGPLFTLLGFLIFPFAWGVPESLVTAELATAFPGNGGFVRWADHAFGPLAGSLLGTWKYLSIVINIAAYPALVADYLGGVAPAVAQPGRTRTGTVIGMTLFLSFVNYVGLSIVGWGTVALGVVSLAPFVLMTAMAVPKVRPRRWAAQVSGRKDWRLFFNTLFWNLNYWDSASTMAGEVERPERTFPRALALAVVLIAASYLLPLMAATGATDAPPDAWVNGYLADAAGIIGGPWLKYWTGAGAVISSIGMFEAQMSSGSFQLLGMAELGLVPSVFARRAAYTGTPWVAIAASTTVAIAVSFLGFDDVVATANFLYSLGTLLEFASFIWLRVKHPALKRPYRVPLPLPALVAMCAVPSAFLAYVCAVAGWRVFAVAAGLTALGVGWHGIMRECRARKLLRFNNAVAAVHQEDAEDTV